ACTGAGCACAAAGAACAGCTGCACACCGAGCAGACCGCCATAGGTGTTGAGGTAGGGGATGCCCATGCCTGTATGCACGTGCACGTGGTGCACCAGTACGCCGACAATCGCCAGTCCGCGGAGGTGGTCAAAGTGTGCTGTGTGTCGGGGCTGGGTCATGTGGCTGCTGGCTGTCGCCACGAACTTGGCCCTGAGGGCACGGTGGCGGGCTGATGGTATTGCATGCGGGGCCGGGAGGGGGGCAATGCGGTTCACGCACAATACGAGACCCGCCGCTGAGAGCGGCGATCTGGCTCACCATGCCTTTGACTGACCTGCCGTGTCTACTTCTACCCCGAACCATTCTCCCGCTACCGATACGCCTGACGCCAACCGGATGACCGGCGCAGAACGCAGGGCCAGCGCTTCATTGGCGCTGGTTTTTGCCTTGCGCATGCTGGGGCTGTTCATTGTGTTGCCGGTGTTCGCACTGGAGGCTGCGCGCCTGCCCGGTGGTGACGACCCTGCCCGCGTGGGTCTGGCTATGGGCCTGTATGGACTGACACAGGCGTTTTTGCAGATTCCGTTTGGCCTGGCATCGGACCGCTTCGGGCGCAAGCCCGTCATCGTGGCGGGGTTGCTGGTTTTTGCCGTGGGCAGTGTGATCGCGGCCTGGGCCCCGGACCTGACATGGCTGGCCGTCGGGCGGGCGGTTCAAGGGGCGGGCGCGATTTCGGCTGCGGTGACGGCGTTTCTGGCCGATGTCACGCGCGACAGCGTGCGCACCAAGGCCATGGCCATGGTGGGTGCCAGCATCGCCTTGATGTTTGCCGTCTCTTTGGTGTTGGCGCCACTGCTTGCCGGCTGGGTGGGGCTGTCGGGCATCTTTTTGCTCACCTGCTCATTGGCGTTGGTCGGCATTGCGGTCGTGATCTGGGTTGCGCCCGCCGAGCCCCGCGAACACCAGTTGTCAGCGGCTGGGCAGATCAAGGGGGCCGGTCTGGGTGAGGTGCTGCGCCATGCGGGGTTGATGCGGTTGAATCTGGGCGTGTTTGTGCTGCATGCGGTTCAACTCGCCATGTGGATGGCGGTGCCCGCGCTGCTGGTGCAGGCGGGGCTGCCCAAGGCCGAGCACTGGCAGGTCTATTTGCCTGCCGTGGTGGCCTCGTTGCTTGTCATGGGCGGCGTCTTGTTTCCCATGGAGCGCAGGGGCCAGTTGCGCTCCGCTTTTCTGATCTCCATTGGTTTGATCGCCGCGGTGCAAATCGGTTTGTGGTGGGTGGCGCAGGCGTCGGCTTTGAACGCCACTGACTCACCGGGGTTGTGGCCGCTGGGTCTCCTGATGTTTGTGTTTTTTATCGGCTTCAACATGCTGGAAGCCAGCCAGCCCAGCCTGGTCTCGCGATTGGCGCCAGCCCATGCGAGAGGCGCGGCACTGGGGGTTTACAACACGCTGCAGTCGCTGGGTTTTTTTGCCGGCGGCGCGATGGGCGGCTGGCTCGCCCGCACCCACGGCCCTGCAGGGTTGTTTGTGGCGTGTGCCGTGGCTGCGTTGTTGTGGCTGGCGCTGGCCTGGCCCATGCAGGTGCCGCCACCCCGTCGCTAAGCGTTCGGGCTCAGCGGTTTTCCGGTTTCGTTTCAGTGGGCGGTGGCTGCGCCGCATCGCCCGGGTCGACCGGCGCCTCGTCTCCGGTGTGGTCAAACAGCCCGCCTTGAGGCGCAGTCTTGTCGGCGACCGACGGTTTTGCTGGCGTCTCCGGGGCCACCTGGGGTGCCACGTTGCTCGGCAGTACCGCTTCGGGGCTGCCCTCTTGTGGTGTTGCTGAAGCACCGCCATCGGCCGTGACCGCATCGGCTGGCGCCTCGGCTGCGTCCGTTTCTGATCGTTCGGGGGGTTCGTTCGTTTTGAACACGGCATTGATCATCAGGCTTGAGAGCGTGTGATAGAGCGGGCGACTGATCAGGCGGGCGATGAGGCTGGCCAGCATCGCCGCCGCCATCAGGCTCAGAACCATGGACCGCCCATTGATCATCTCCATCACGATGATGAACGACGTCAGTGGAGCTTGCGTGGCTGCCGCAAGGTAGGCAGCCATGCCCAGTGCGATCAGGCTTGGCGCCAAGGCGCTGTTGGTGCCAGCAAAAAGCTGCGCCACATCGTGGCCGACACCTGCGCCGATCGACAGAGAAGGGGCAAAAATGCCCCCTGGCACACCGCTCCACGAAGTGATCCAGGTGGCTACGAATTTGAGGAGCACGTAGAGTCGGGAAATATCACTTTCACCCGCCAGCATGTTGCGCAACTCATCGGCGCCGGCACCATAGGTTGCACCGCCAGATACGATACCGATCGCCGCCACAGCCAGACCCGCGCCCGCGGCAAAACGCACAGGTTTCTTGTGGCGCCAGCGGCTGAAGCGGTCGGGAAGGCCCTCAATTGAAGCCGCGAGCAGGCGCGCGAACAAGCCGCCCAACAGGCCACACACCACCACCACCACCAAGCCGGGCCAAAAAGCAGCCCAGCTCAACCTCGGAACCGCAATGGTGCCGAAATAGGTCAGGTTGCCAAAAAACGAAATACTGACCAGACCAGCCACCACGATGGCCGAGATGATCACGCTGTTGTTGCGCGAGTCCATGCGCTTGGAAAGCTCTTCAATCGCAAAAACCACCCCTGCCAGCGGGGCGTTAAAGGCGGCTGCGATTCCGGCGGCACCACCGGCCACCAACAAGGCGTGGTCGTTGATGGCAGAGCCCGGGCGCAGCCAATGCCGCGCGCCGTGCATGACCCCGGCCGCGACTTGAACCGAGGGACCTTCCCGGCCGGCTGACAAGCCTGCGAGCATGGTGATGGTGCCCAGGCCCATCTTTGCAATGGTCAGGCGGAACGAAACAAAATGGCGGCGGGCGGCTGAGTTGACCTCTGGATCAATGGCCGCCATGACCTGTGGAATCCCCGAACCCGACGCGCCTGGAAAAAACCGGCGCGTGGCCCAAACGATCAAGGCGGTGAGCGTGGGCGTCCAGATCAGAACACCCCAGGGGTAGAGTTTGTTCAGGTGTTGAAACCACTCGAAGGCGGCTTCGCTGAGCAGGGTGAAGGCCACAACAAACAAGCCCGCCATAACGGCATAACCCAGCACGATGCTTCGGTCCAGCCACGCACGGCCATCGTGCAGCTCGTTGCGGATATTCTGGAAAAAATCGGGTTCGCGGTTCATGTTGGGCGCCTCTATTGTGGCATTTCATGTTCCGGCAGGCGCTTGCGGCACAATCCTATGAGTGACTTGGCGACATTCTGCGGCCGGGTCCTGATTTTTTCTAAGCCAGCTCAAGGAACCCGCCATGGCCTCCGTTAACAAAGTGATCCTCGTCGGCAATTGTGGCCGCGACCCCGAAATCCGTTACCTGCCTTCGGGTCAGGCCGTGGCCAACGTCAGCGTGGCCACCTCCAGCCGCCGCAAAGACAAGAACAGCGGAGAGATGATTGAAGACACCCAGTGGCACCGCGTCACGTTTTACGACCGGCTGGCAGAGATCGCCGGTGAGTATGTCAAGAAGGGCCGTCCCATTTATGTGGAAGGGCGCTTGAAATACGGCACCTATGTCGACAAAGCCACGGGTGTGGAAAAAAACACTGTGGACATCATTGCCACAGAAATGCAGTTGCTCGGAGGCCGTGAAGGCATGGGTGGCGAGGGCGGTGGTGGCGCAGGCGGTGGCGGTGGTTACTCGCGCCCTGCGGCCGCGCCGCGCCAGGCTCCGGCCCGTTCGGCGCCAGCCCCCGCGCCTGCCGCCGCTCGTCCGGCCAGCGGCTTTGACGATATGGACGACGACATTCCATTCTGATCAGGATGTGAACCGTTGGTGCGAACCCGTCCGGCTCAGGCTTGGCGGGTTTTCCTTTTTCTTGAATGGGCCTTCCCCATGAGCCATTTCTGGGATCAAAATTTTTCTGTGCCGGGGTACAAGTACGGCACCGCACCGAATACCTTTCTCGCCGGGCAGGCGCATCGCATTGCGGCCGCTGGCAAGGTGCTGGTACCGGGTGATGGCGAAGGGCGCAACAGTGTGTGGCTTGCGCAGCAAGGCTGCCAGGTGACGGCCATGGACGCTTCGGAGGTAGGGTTGCAGAAAGCCCTCACGCTGGCCGCAGAGCGCGGCGTTGCCGTACAAACCGTGTGGGGTGATCTGGCCGAATGGGCACCAGCACCTGGTCAGTTTGATGCCGTGGTACTCATTTATGTGCATCTTCCAGAACCGATTCGCCTGGGCGCACACAGGCGATTGGCTGCCGCATTGCGCCCTGGTGGCTGGTTGCTGCTGGAGTGCTTCCACCCAGGTCAGCTGGCGCGCAGCAGCGGGGGGCCCAAAGACGAGAGCATGTTGTACACGCCAGCGATGCTGGACGCCGACTTTGCCGGGCTGCTTGAGCCGGAGATGGCTTGGGATGGCGAGACGTTGCTGTCTGAAGGCCCTGGTCACCAGGGCCTGGCCCACGTCACCCGCTGGATCGGGCGCATGCCACGCTGACGCGCCGGATCGGGGTCGGGGCACAATCGCTCCATGGATTCTCCTAACCCTTGGCTGCCCGCCAACGATCCCCAGCGCACACTGCTGCACAACGAAGTGCACGCGCGTCCGCCGGCCCGCATTCATTTGCCCGCGCTGGTCACCTATGTCGCCGTGTTCAACCAGGCGCTCACGCGCGACGAAGAGTGTGCCCATTTGCAGCAGCTACCGGGTCAGGAAGGTCTGACGCCCGAGGCTTTGCAGGCCAACTTCCTGCGCATCCGTTGCCCCGGCTACACCCTGAAATGGGAGCGCCACACCGAGTTCACGCGGTACTCGATCGTGCAGGAACTGCCTCCGGGCTGTGGGCTGGAAGCTTGCGAACCCGATTTGCTGGCACACCTGATCACCCCACCGGGCTGGCTGGCTGGTATTCCTGGGCGCACGATCGCCGCCATTCAAATGGCCATGGTCGAGGCGCCCATTGACCCGCAGGGCGACTCGCTGGCGCGCGCACGCCGCTGGCTGGGTGACCACACGGTGGTGGCCTCGCTGATGGGCAACAACGCGCACTCCTTGGCTGTGACCGATTTCATGCTGCGTCCATGCGGCTTCGAGCGCATGCTGGTGGTCGCACCGGGAGGCACCTCGCAAACCCGTGCCGGGCGCATTGCAGCGCGGTTGTTTGAACTGGAAACTTACCGGTTGATGGCGCTGCGAGCGCTGCCGGTGGTCAAGGACTTGGCGCCTCTGCTTGCCGACTCCGAGCGCCAGCTGACCGACATCACGGCGAAGCTTGAAAACAAGAGCACCTCGGACCAGGCGCTGCTCGATACCCTGGTTTCCTTGGCCGGCGGCGTTGAACGCGCCACAGCCGAAAACGTTTACCGCTTTGCCGCCACCCGCGCCTACGATGCCCTGGTGTCCCAGCGCATGGGCGAGTTGCGCGAAGCGCCCATTCCGGGCACCCAGACACTGGGCGAGTTTTTGCAACACCGGTTGAAGCCCGCCATGGCCACCGTGGCCGCGACAGCCCAGCGCCTGGCGTCGCTGTCGGAGCGCATTGCGCGCACCAGCGCCTTGCTGCGTACCCGTGTGGACATTGCCACTGAACTGCAGAACCAGGAACTGCTCGCCAGGCTCACGCGCGGGCAGGACATGCAACTGCGGTTGCAAAGCACGGTGGAGGGCCTGTCCATCGCGGCCATTTCCTACTATGTGGTGAGTTTGCTGCTCTATGTGGGCAAGGCCGGAAAAGCCGCGGGTTTGCCGATCAACCCGGAGATGGCTGCCGGCGCGCTGATTCCGCTGGTGTTGTGGGCCGTGTGGCGTACCACCAAAAAAATCCACGAAAAGCTGCATGCGGAGCACTGAGCACTGAGCACTGAGCACCTAGTGCTCGAAGTGGGCACCGCTCAAGGGCAGTGGTTGTACCGATCCTGCGCATCCTTGTGACCCAGCCGGGCACGCAAACGGCGGCGTGCATTGCCCGGACTCGATGGGTTCGCAGCGCCTGATGCTGCAGAATGGCCGGCCCTCTTGACGGTTGCGACCTCGTCAAACCCGCCCATGACGCCAACAGACGGGTTCACGCGATGCGATGTCTGGCCCCCAGGCAAAGCGCTTTTGTGGCGCGTCCACCCATTCAGGCATCTGCTTGCGCTCCATCCATTGGTCGAGGATCCCATGCTCGGGGACCGGCGGAGGACGGGCATGCGCAGTGTTGCGTTGATCGCGAACCCCCGCGAAGGCTGGTGGTTGGCCAGAAGATGGGCGCTCATGAAAGACGCGCTGTCGAGTGCAAGCAAGGTGTCCGCCGACGCACGGATGGCGGGCTTTCTGAGCTCGCCGATGGGAACTTGGCCACCTCTCCGCCAAAAGAAAAGAATGAGGCCATGCAAGTGATTTTCAATCGTCAGACGCGGCTGAACAGGGCGGTCTAGGCTGTGTTTGCATGGCTGAAGTCCAGACACGGCCCGGTTTCATTCTGAAAGCTTGAAGGCCGCGAAAGAACGCAGCTGACCTGGGCAAGTGGTTCGACCCATTGAGCAATCTCAAGGACAGCCGGTTGAATACCGCCCATAGTTGAATGTGGCGGTTTGCCCGCTGCCACGCCATGCATTTTTCTGAGCACACTGGAGACCCTATGAAGCCCGAGCTTTTCCGCATCACCGTCATAGGGGCCGGGTTCGGCGCGCTCTCCTCTGTGCGCGAAATCCGCCAGCGCGATCCCAATGCCGAAATCACTTTGATCGCGCCGCGCGCAGAGTTGCACTACCTGCCGGGCATCATCTGGATTCCATCCGGGTTGCGCACGCGCGAGCAACTTACCGTGCCGCTGGGCAATTTTTTCCGACGCATGAAGGTGCGCCACGTGGTGGCCGAGGTGACCGGGCTGCGCGAATGCGGGCGGGTGGTGGACACCACCGCGGGCGAGGTGACGAACGACGCCCTGGTGATCGCCAGCGGCGGACGCTTCATCAAGAAGCTGCCCGGCATCGAGCACGCCATCACGCCCTGCGAAGGCATTGCCGCCGCCGAAAGAATCCGCGACCGGCTTCGCGAAATGCAAGGCGGCACCATTGCCATCGGTTTTGGTGGCAACCCCAACGAACCCAGTGCGGTGCGCGGCGGGCCTATGTTCGAGTTCCTGTTCGGCATCGACGAACAGCTCAAGCGCGAAGGGCGTCGCGACAAGTTCGACCTGGTGTTCTTCAACCCCTCCAAAGAGCCCGGTGCGCGCCTCGGTCCGAAAGCGGTGAAACACCTCCTGGCCGAGATGGTCAAGCGCGGCATCCGCACCCATCTCGGTCACAAGATGAAGCGTTTCGATGCCGATCGCGTCGTCACCGAAGGCGGTGAGTTCCCCGCCGATCTCATCTTGTTCATGCCCGGCATGACCGGCAACGCCTGGTTCGACCAGACCGAGCTGGCGCGGTCCCCCGGGGGCTTGCTGCAGGCCGATGCGTTGTGCCGGGTTGTTGGCAGCGAGCATGTCTACGTGGTGGGCGATTCAGGCAGTTTCCCCGGCCCCGCCTGGATGCCCAAGCAGGCGCACATGGCCGATCTCCAGGCCGCCGCCGCGGCCGAAAATGTGCTGGCGGGTCTGCGCGGTGAGACGCCCCAGGCCACGTTCAAGGTCGAGCTCATCTGCATCATCGACGCCATCGACCACGGCACGCTGGTGTTTCGCAATGAGCAGCGCCAGATCGTTTTGCCCTCGACGCGCTTGTTCCACTGGGCCAAGCGCTATTTCGAGGGTGTTTACCTGAAGAAGTACCGATGAACAACACCGCTTCCAACCCCTCCCCGGTCAACGCCAGCGCGACCACGATTTACGCTGCCTTGGGCGGTGCCGATGGCATCCACAAGCTGGTGAACCGTTTCTATGGGCTCATGGACGAACTGCCCGAGGCCTACACGGTGCGCCAGATCCACCCCGAGAGCCTCAAAGGCAGTGCCGAGAGCCTGTTTGAATA
This region of Hydrogenophaga crassostreae genomic DNA includes:
- a CDS encoding MFS transporter; protein product: MTGAERRASASLALVFALRMLGLFIVLPVFALEAARLPGGDDPARVGLAMGLYGLTQAFLQIPFGLASDRFGRKPVIVAGLLVFAVGSVIAAWAPDLTWLAVGRAVQGAGAISAAVTAFLADVTRDSVRTKAMAMVGASIALMFAVSLVLAPLLAGWVGLSGIFLLTCSLALVGIAVVIWVAPAEPREHQLSAAGQIKGAGLGEVLRHAGLMRLNLGVFVLHAVQLAMWMAVPALLVQAGLPKAEHWQVYLPAVVASLLVMGGVLFPMERRGQLRSAFLISIGLIAAVQIGLWWVAQASALNATDSPGLWPLGLLMFVFFIGFNMLEASQPSLVSRLAPAHARGAALGVYNTLQSLGFFAGGAMGGWLARTHGPAGLFVACAVAALLWLALAWPMQVPPPRR
- a CDS encoding chloride channel protein, producing the protein MNREPDFFQNIRNELHDGRAWLDRSIVLGYAVMAGLFVVAFTLLSEAAFEWFQHLNKLYPWGVLIWTPTLTALIVWATRRFFPGASGSGIPQVMAAIDPEVNSAARRHFVSFRLTIAKMGLGTITMLAGLSAGREGPSVQVAAGVMHGARHWLRPGSAINDHALLVAGGAAGIAAAFNAPLAGVVFAIEELSKRMDSRNNSVIISAIVVAGLVSISFFGNLTYFGTIAVPRLSWAAFWPGLVVVVVCGLLGGLFARLLAASIEGLPDRFSRWRHKKPVRFAAGAGLAVAAIGIVSGGATYGAGADELRNMLAGESDISRLYVLLKFVATWITSWSGVPGGIFAPSLSIGAGVGHDVAQLFAGTNSALAPSLIALGMAAYLAAATQAPLTSFIIVMEMINGRSMVLSLMAAAMLASLIARLISRPLYHTLSSLMINAVFKTNEPPERSETDAAEAPADAVTADGGASATPQEGSPEAVLPSNVAPQVAPETPAKPSVADKTAPQGGLFDHTGDEAPVDPGDAAQPPPTETKPENR
- the ssb gene encoding single-stranded DNA-binding protein; protein product: MASVNKVILVGNCGRDPEIRYLPSGQAVANVSVATSSRRKDKNSGEMIEDTQWHRVTFYDRLAEIAGEYVKKGRPIYVEGRLKYGTYVDKATGVEKNTVDIIATEMQLLGGREGMGGEGGGGAGGGGGYSRPAAAPRQAPARSAPAPAPAAARPASGFDDMDDDIPF
- a CDS encoding class I SAM-dependent methyltransferase → MSHFWDQNFSVPGYKYGTAPNTFLAGQAHRIAAAGKVLVPGDGEGRNSVWLAQQGCQVTAMDASEVGLQKALTLAAERGVAVQTVWGDLAEWAPAPGQFDAVVLIYVHLPEPIRLGAHRRLAAALRPGGWLLLECFHPGQLARSSGGPKDESMLYTPAMLDADFAGLLEPEMAWDGETLLSEGPGHQGLAHVTRWIGRMPR
- a CDS encoding DUF3422 family protein, translated to MDSPNPWLPANDPQRTLLHNEVHARPPARIHLPALVTYVAVFNQALTRDEECAHLQQLPGQEGLTPEALQANFLRIRCPGYTLKWERHTEFTRYSIVQELPPGCGLEACEPDLLAHLITPPGWLAGIPGRTIAAIQMAMVEAPIDPQGDSLARARRWLGDHTVVASLMGNNAHSLAVTDFMLRPCGFERMLVVAPGGTSQTRAGRIAARLFELETYRLMALRALPVVKDLAPLLADSERQLTDITAKLENKSTSDQALLDTLVSLAGGVERATAENVYRFAATRAYDALVSQRMGELREAPIPGTQTLGEFLQHRLKPAMATVAATAQRLASLSERIARTSALLRTRVDIATELQNQELLARLTRGQDMQLRLQSTVEGLSIAAISYYVVSLLLYVGKAGKAAGLPINPEMAAGALIPLVLWAVWRTTKKIHEKLHAEH
- a CDS encoding NAD(P)/FAD-dependent oxidoreductase, with product MKPELFRITVIGAGFGALSSVREIRQRDPNAEITLIAPRAELHYLPGIIWIPSGLRTREQLTVPLGNFFRRMKVRHVVAEVTGLRECGRVVDTTAGEVTNDALVIASGGRFIKKLPGIEHAITPCEGIAAAERIRDRLREMQGGTIAIGFGGNPNEPSAVRGGPMFEFLFGIDEQLKREGRRDKFDLVFFNPSKEPGARLGPKAVKHLLAEMVKRGIRTHLGHKMKRFDADRVVTEGGEFPADLILFMPGMTGNAWFDQTELARSPGGLLQADALCRVVGSEHVYVVGDSGSFPGPAWMPKQAHMADLQAAAAAENVLAGLRGETPQATFKVELICIIDAIDHGTLVFRNEQRQIVLPSTRLFHWAKRYFEGVYLKKYR